One part of the Sphingobacterium sp. LZ7M1 genome encodes these proteins:
- a CDS encoding SusC/RagA family TonB-linked outer membrane protein, translating into MNKRFITSLAASLFFSTVLFAQTQLKGRVVDESGAPIPGVTLALKNGTATQTGANGEFTLSYDQAGQLNVSALGYSRKVINLSNQTTLEIILDPSTEGLDEVVVTALGISREKKSLGYTVQEVGAKELTQAGQLNVTSALSGKVAGVQVNQFGGTVGASSRISLRGNSSVKADQQPLIVVDGVPISNDTQRSGDNTYSGVDYGSGINDINPEDIETITVLKGGSAALYGMRAGNGVILITTKSGKRGDKGIQLSYDGNFSVDQAAYLPKVQNLYGQGYNGDEKHYNDFQATNGKISYQDYAQTKGFAYVDGTGQTGVWDGFDESWGPRLDVGLKLPQFDSPVNNGVRTPTPWVSQKDNIRDFFQPGFSMNHNLSILAQSDKSSTRASLSFRDQNGTVPNTDQKRYSLQLNNNTSISEKVSFDVSTNYTRTESDNILNQGYDGNNPMNGFIWSGRQINMQSLKDNWDQRDEQGNYTYYNWNTNYHVNPYFNIYENTNSYKRDRFFGKSSLYYQPFEFLKFEGRAGLDYYNLKAFEQNYYNSAFPYGGFRDRKTDNTELNLDFIATFNKQFGDFNVLASAGANYRNLMWETNVMGADALTVLGVYTIANRVGDAVTTMDHSHVRSNSVFATANLGWKDQIYMDLSARNDWSSTIKDDFFYPSISMSWLPTSSFPSLKNSVLNFWKIRGGWAEIGAGTTAYQNRAYYYPQNNAFGGVAQMFRSMVFPNENLRPEQIRTWEIGTEIGFLDDRIHADVVYYYKSTKDQILAVTTSNVVGFSSMLLNAGEIENKGIEVQLRGDVIRKEEGFNWTTYINYAKDNSKVIELYPELDLNVYQIGWTWGIANVARKGERWGSLIGGGYDRVEDGPMKGAIKVNNRGLVVNKNAQIIGNTTPKFLASWRNDFRYKDFSMGFMFDLRVGGDIWSQTMSHSYTAGVASITAENGIREKAIVAGRDVMTDEKFVMQDANGNWVENTIETDAQTWFESGGIAQTYVFDGSFLKLREAYLSYNVPSRYLQNMRGIKRVNLSLIGSNLALLWTHKSNTMRIDPETGGVSSDSRGVGFEQASVPSSRSIGLKLGVTF; encoded by the coding sequence ATGAACAAAAGATTTATTACCTCTTTGGCAGCTAGTCTATTCTTCTCGACCGTTTTGTTTGCTCAAACACAACTTAAAGGCCGAGTAGTCGACGAAAGCGGGGCACCAATCCCAGGAGTTACACTAGCATTGAAAAATGGTACTGCGACTCAAACCGGTGCCAATGGTGAATTTACTCTCTCTTATGATCAAGCTGGACAGTTGAATGTCTCAGCCTTGGGATACAGCAGAAAAGTTATCAACTTATCAAATCAGACCACTCTAGAAATCATACTGGATCCCAGTACAGAAGGGCTTGACGAAGTCGTTGTCACTGCATTAGGTATTTCCAGGGAAAAGAAATCCTTGGGATATACGGTGCAGGAAGTAGGGGCGAAAGAGCTGACCCAAGCTGGTCAGTTGAATGTGACCAGTGCACTATCTGGAAAGGTAGCAGGTGTCCAGGTCAATCAATTTGGAGGAACAGTAGGAGCGTCATCCCGGATCAGTTTAAGGGGGAACTCCTCTGTAAAGGCTGATCAGCAACCCCTGATCGTAGTCGATGGGGTGCCTATTTCCAATGATACTCAGCGTTCCGGAGATAATACCTATTCAGGTGTCGATTACGGATCAGGAATAAACGATATCAATCCTGAAGATATCGAAACAATAACCGTCCTTAAAGGAGGTTCAGCTGCCTTATATGGTATGCGTGCGGGTAATGGTGTAATCTTGATTACAACCAAATCAGGTAAGCGAGGTGACAAAGGCATACAGTTATCCTATGATGGTAACTTCTCTGTGGACCAAGCGGCCTACTTGCCAAAAGTCCAAAACCTATACGGTCAAGGATATAATGGTGATGAAAAACACTATAATGACTTTCAGGCAACGAATGGCAAGATCTCTTATCAAGATTATGCGCAGACTAAAGGTTTCGCCTATGTGGATGGAACAGGGCAAACAGGGGTATGGGATGGATTCGATGAATCATGGGGACCGCGTTTGGATGTTGGGCTGAAACTGCCGCAATTTGATAGTCCGGTGAATAATGGGGTTCGGACTCCTACGCCTTGGGTTTCTCAAAAAGATAATATCCGAGACTTTTTCCAACCTGGATTCTCGATGAACCATAACCTTTCCATTTTAGCCCAAAGTGATAAATCGAGCACTCGTGCTTCCCTGTCATTTAGGGACCAAAATGGTACAGTTCCGAATACCGACCAAAAAAGGTACAGTCTGCAGTTGAACAACAATACCAGCATCTCAGAAAAAGTTTCATTCGATGTGAGCACCAATTATACCCGTACAGAGAGCGATAATATCTTGAACCAAGGTTATGATGGCAACAACCCGATGAACGGATTTATTTGGTCAGGTAGGCAAATCAATATGCAAAGCCTAAAAGACAATTGGGATCAAAGGGATGAACAAGGAAACTATACCTATTACAACTGGAATACCAATTATCATGTGAACCCTTATTTCAATATCTATGAGAATACGAACTCCTACAAAAGGGATCGTTTTTTCGGAAAGAGTTCCTTGTATTACCAACCTTTTGAATTCTTGAAATTCGAAGGACGTGCCGGTCTGGATTATTACAATTTAAAGGCCTTTGAGCAAAATTATTATAACAGTGCCTTTCCTTATGGTGGATTCCGCGACCGCAAGACAGACAATACAGAATTAAACCTCGATTTCATTGCAACCTTCAACAAGCAATTCGGCGATTTCAACGTTTTGGCATCTGCTGGAGCGAATTACAGGAACCTGATGTGGGAAACCAATGTAATGGGAGCGGATGCTTTGACGGTTCTGGGAGTATATACCATTGCCAATAGGGTCGGTGATGCGGTTACCACAATGGACCATAGCCATGTCCGTTCGAATTCTGTTTTTGCGACTGCCAACCTAGGCTGGAAAGACCAGATCTATATGGACTTGAGTGCCAGAAATGATTGGAGTTCCACAATTAAGGATGATTTCTTTTATCCTTCCATCAGTATGAGCTGGTTGCCTACGAGTAGTTTCCCGAGTCTGAAAAATAGTGTGTTGAACTTTTGGAAAATCCGAGGTGGCTGGGCAGAGATTGGTGCGGGTACTACAGCATACCAGAATAGAGCATATTACTACCCGCAGAACAACGCATTTGGGGGGGTAGCACAGATGTTCCGCTCGATGGTGTTCCCGAATGAAAACCTAAGACCAGAGCAAATCAGGACTTGGGAGATCGGTACCGAGATCGGTTTCTTGGATGATAGAATCCATGCCGATGTCGTATACTACTATAAATCAACAAAAGATCAGATCTTGGCGGTAACGACTTCCAATGTGGTTGGATTTAGTTCCATGCTGCTAAACGCTGGAGAAATTGAGAATAAAGGTATTGAGGTGCAATTAAGAGGAGATGTGATTAGAAAAGAAGAGGGCTTTAATTGGACGACCTATATCAATTATGCCAAAGATAACAGTAAGGTTATCGAACTCTATCCAGAGCTGGACTTAAATGTTTATCAGATTGGATGGACTTGGGGTATAGCCAATGTTGCCCGTAAAGGCGAACGTTGGGGCTCGTTGATTGGCGGGGGATATGACCGCGTTGAAGACGGACCGATGAAAGGTGCGATCAAGGTGAATAACCGAGGTTTGGTAGTGAATAAGAATGCCCAGATTATTGGAAATACTACGCCTAAATTTTTAGCCAGTTGGCGAAATGATTTCAGGTACAAGGACTTCTCCATGGGCTTTATGTTTGACCTACGCGTTGGAGGTGATATCTGGTCACAAACCATGAGCCACTCCTATACAGCTGGGGTTGCATCCATCACTGCAGAGAACGGAATTCGTGAAAAGGCGATCGTGGCAGGTAGAGATGTGATGACCGATGAGAAATTCGTTATGCAGGATGCAAACGGAAACTGGGTTGAAAATACAATCGAAACTGACGCGCAGACTTGGTTTGAAAGCGGTGGTATTGCTCAGACCTATGTTTTTGATGGTTCATTCCTGAAACTAAGGGAAGCATATCTTTCATACAATGTTCCTTCTAGATACCTACAGAATATGCGTGGTATCAAACGAGTAAATCTGTCTTTGATTGGTTCCAATCTAGCACTGCTTTGGACACATAAATCCAATACTATGCGGATAGATCCTGAAACAGGAGGTGTATCGAGTGATAGCCGTGGGGTAGGTTTTGAACAAGCTTCAGTGCCTTCATCTCGCAGTATCGGTCTTAAGTTGGGGGTTACATTTTAA
- a CDS encoding SusD/RagB family nutrient-binding outer membrane lipoprotein, translated as MRIKFNRYTIACFLMIGLATSSCTKSFEEVNTDPDALTEVPPTNILANVLRNTGESFGGDVDGYGTFAGYIVKIQYMDYMGGLVPTNNTFGNRWAACYYNNTQLQELMKLTDASPDGFKNIRFVSRIWQNYMWSYLTDGWRNVPYSEALKGAEDKGNILKAAYDKQEDIYPKILQDLKTIADEMAAGLGTDELGAGDFIYEGDMEKWQKFCNSLRLRLAMRISGVAPALAKSTIEEIAGNSTKYPVLETNAENCYLKYPGAAPYYEPWYNNGIVGKRIDNFGMADIFIDHLLETEDPRIAKVANKTSDGVYRGYQNGAKSGPTPLTSISFIGDKYMNDPVGFTPFYKSSETFYILAEAAMLGYNVKMTAQQAYEKAVRISMEDNQIAEADIVKYLAGKGKWNNTKDRIYWDMWVALFKNNFEAWTLYRRTGIPSTNYPSLNSIYGKAHNDQPFRLPYPNNEYLYNAANVNKEAEKLKDFVWGEQMWWDKRTGKF; from the coding sequence ATGAGAATTAAATTTAATAGATATACAATTGCTTGCTTTTTGATGATAGGGCTGGCAACATCAAGTTGTACCAAATCTTTTGAAGAAGTCAACACTGATCCTGATGCGCTGACCGAGGTGCCGCCAACCAATATCTTGGCCAATGTATTGCGCAATACCGGTGAATCTTTTGGGGGTGATGTGGATGGCTACGGTACTTTTGCAGGTTATATCGTGAAGATCCAGTATATGGACTATATGGGGGGATTGGTCCCTACCAATAATACCTTCGGAAATAGATGGGCGGCATGTTATTATAACAACACGCAGTTGCAGGAACTGATGAAATTAACCGATGCAAGTCCGGATGGTTTTAAAAACATCCGTTTTGTGTCCCGTATTTGGCAAAATTATATGTGGTCCTATTTGACCGATGGATGGCGTAATGTTCCCTATTCAGAGGCCTTGAAAGGGGCGGAAGATAAGGGCAATATCCTAAAGGCTGCCTATGATAAGCAAGAGGATATTTATCCTAAGATTTTGCAGGACTTAAAAACCATTGCTGATGAAATGGCGGCAGGATTAGGGACAGATGAGCTGGGTGCCGGCGATTTCATCTATGAAGGTGATATGGAAAAATGGCAGAAGTTCTGTAATTCCCTTCGTCTTCGCCTTGCCATGCGTATTTCGGGGGTTGCTCCAGCATTAGCCAAATCGACCATTGAAGAGATTGCAGGCAATTCAACCAAATACCCTGTTTTGGAAACCAATGCCGAGAACTGTTACCTTAAATATCCTGGAGCAGCTCCATATTACGAGCCTTGGTATAACAACGGTATCGTAGGCAAGCGTATAGACAATTTTGGGATGGCTGATATTTTTATCGATCATTTATTGGAAACAGAAGATCCAAGGATTGCCAAAGTAGCAAACAAAACCTCCGATGGAGTTTATCGTGGCTATCAAAATGGAGCGAAAAGCGGACCTACTCCCTTAACTTCCATTTCATTCATTGGTGATAAATACATGAACGATCCTGTTGGATTTACGCCATTCTATAAATCTTCTGAGACTTTTTATATCCTAGCTGAAGCTGCGATGCTTGGTTATAATGTTAAAATGACCGCTCAACAGGCTTATGAAAAAGCAGTCAGGATTTCTATGGAAGACAACCAGATTGCAGAAGCTGATATCGTGAAATATTTGGCTGGCAAAGGAAAATGGAATAATACGAAAGACCGTATCTATTGGGATATGTGGGTAGCCTTGTTCAAGAATAATTTCGAAGCATGGACCCTGTACCGTCGTACCGGTATTCCGTCTACCAATTACCCTTCATTGAACTCTATTTATGGCAAAGCGCATAACGATCAGCCATTCCGATTACCATATCCAAACAATGAATACCTTTATAATGCAGCCAATGTAAATAAAGAAGCAGAAAAACTGAAAGATTTTGTTTGGGGTGAACAGATGTGGTGGGATAAAAGAACTGGAAAATTTTAA
- a CDS encoding beta-L-arabinofuranosidase domain-containing protein, with the protein MAKIFGLLIVWIGGVNLLVAQESGDQILDGIGETGMIARYVFDGSLKDWSRNGLHANSKNNQPKFIKDEKFGNVLSLSGGKDDYLTLPAGTLNGLESLSISVWLSLKSDGTGQYIFDFGKDNNQHFFAAPFGTSSQKGFQALITEQGENKGGAIAAVPALNKWLHVAIVVDVFSKNIITYVDGKQVAEGNEIPKEIAKLFEPSGKFNIGKSLSADGSTLNALVHDFRIYRVALTKKQVSGIYFNGQNAVREDKKTMGKAEDNLPTYELTKAQLYNQYLLKVSDVNVETALGELPRLPSFVEGEYKEGFQGPKVRVLWPADIDNDAVLKAGEYVVTGRIPGTDLQPKAFVTVKGFADSKTPSEKLLPFELSQVSLNADSHNEETKFIENRDKFVNTLAKTDPNSFLYMFRHAFGQKQPAGAIPLGVWDSQDTKLRGHATGHYLTAIAQAYASTAYDKTLQDNFAQKMDYMVNTLYDLAQLSGKAKSNGGEHVSDPTAIPVGPGKTAFDSDLTEAGIRTDYWNWGEGFISAYPPDQFIMLENGATYGTKVTQVWAPYYTLHKILAGLIDIHQVSGNKKALQVAEGMGEWVYKRLNKIPKDNLIKMWNTYIAGEFGGMNESMARLYEITKNPHFLATAQLFDNIKMFYGDPEHSHGLAKNVDTFRGLHANQHIPQIVGSIEMYKASNDPNYFKIADNFWYKAVNDYMYSIGGVAGARNPANAECFISQPATLYENGFSAGGQNETCATYNMLKLTSDLFRFDQRAELMDYYERGLYNHILASVAENSPANTYHVSLRPGANKQFGNPDMKGFTCCNGTAIESSTKLQNTIYFRSKDNNALYVNLFIPSTLNWEEKGITITQTTSYPKQNSTRLDIKGNGKFAVKVRVPNWATKGFFVKINGQDQKVEAKPGTYLAIERDWKNGDNIELTMPFDFHLDPVMDQPNIASLFYGPILLAAQETEPQKEWRKVTLDAKDLGKSISGNPEKLEFQIDGVVYKPFYDTYGRHSVYLDVTLK; encoded by the coding sequence ATGGCAAAGATATTTGGGTTGTTGATCGTTTGGATTGGCGGAGTTAACCTGTTGGTAGCTCAAGAGTCGGGGGATCAGATATTGGATGGAATCGGTGAAACTGGCATGATCGCACGGTATGTGTTTGATGGTAGTCTCAAGGATTGGTCAAGGAATGGCTTGCATGCCAATTCGAAAAACAACCAGCCCAAATTCATTAAAGATGAAAAGTTCGGCAATGTGCTTTCACTTTCTGGAGGAAAGGATGATTATCTGACCTTGCCTGCTGGGACCTTAAACGGCTTGGAGTCCTTAAGTATTTCGGTTTGGCTTTCCTTGAAATCGGACGGAACAGGACAGTATATCTTTGACTTTGGAAAGGATAATAACCAACATTTCTTTGCTGCACCTTTTGGAACTTCCTCTCAAAAGGGTTTTCAGGCATTGATCACCGAGCAAGGAGAAAATAAAGGCGGAGCCATTGCAGCAGTGCCTGCATTGAATAAGTGGCTACATGTTGCAATTGTAGTCGATGTATTTTCGAAAAACATCATTACTTATGTAGATGGAAAACAGGTCGCCGAAGGCAATGAAATCCCTAAAGAGATTGCCAAGTTGTTTGAACCCTCTGGAAAGTTCAATATCGGGAAATCCTTGTCAGCTGATGGGTCTACTTTAAATGCGTTAGTTCATGATTTCCGAATCTATAGAGTTGCCCTGACCAAAAAACAGGTTTCGGGAATCTATTTTAACGGTCAGAATGCCGTTCGTGAGGACAAGAAAACAATGGGAAAGGCAGAAGATAATCTTCCGACCTATGAATTGACAAAAGCACAGCTTTATAACCAGTATTTGCTTAAAGTTTCGGACGTTAACGTAGAGACTGCATTGGGTGAGCTTCCTCGATTGCCTTCTTTCGTGGAGGGTGAGTATAAAGAAGGTTTTCAAGGACCGAAGGTTCGTGTTCTATGGCCAGCAGATATTGATAACGATGCGGTATTGAAAGCCGGAGAATATGTGGTAACTGGGCGGATCCCAGGAACAGACTTACAACCGAAAGCTTTTGTAACGGTGAAGGGCTTTGCTGACAGCAAGACCCCATCCGAGAAACTATTGCCTTTTGAACTGAGCCAGGTATCCTTGAATGCGGATAGCCATAATGAAGAAACTAAATTTATCGAAAACCGTGATAAGTTCGTCAATACTTTAGCCAAGACCGACCCAAACTCTTTCTTGTACATGTTTCGCCATGCCTTTGGCCAGAAACAGCCTGCTGGAGCCATTCCTTTAGGGGTGTGGGACAGTCAGGATACCAAACTCCGCGGACATGCCACCGGACACTATTTGACTGCTATTGCTCAGGCCTATGCGAGTACGGCCTATGATAAGACTCTACAGGATAACTTTGCCCAAAAAATGGACTACATGGTGAATACTTTGTATGATTTAGCACAGTTGTCTGGAAAAGCTAAAAGCAATGGAGGTGAACATGTTTCAGACCCCACTGCCATACCTGTTGGTCCTGGCAAAACCGCTTTTGATTCTGATTTAACAGAAGCTGGTATCCGTACCGATTATTGGAACTGGGGCGAAGGATTTATCAGTGCCTATCCACCGGATCAATTCATCATGCTGGAGAATGGAGCTACTTATGGCACCAAGGTTACCCAGGTTTGGGCACCCTATTATACCCTGCACAAGATATTGGCTGGACTTATTGATATCCATCAGGTTTCTGGAAATAAAAAAGCGCTTCAGGTAGCCGAAGGAATGGGCGAGTGGGTTTATAAACGCTTGAATAAGATTCCGAAGGATAACCTGATCAAAATGTGGAACACCTATATCGCAGGTGAGTTTGGAGGGATGAATGAATCCATGGCGAGGTTGTATGAGATCACTAAGAACCCTCATTTCCTTGCTACGGCTCAGTTATTCGATAATATCAAGATGTTCTATGGTGATCCTGAACATTCACATGGCTTGGCAAAGAACGTGGATACCTTTCGTGGTTTGCATGCCAACCAGCATATTCCTCAGATTGTAGGAAGTATTGAAATGTACAAAGCTTCCAATGATCCGAATTATTTCAAGATTGCGGATAACTTTTGGTACAAGGCCGTCAATGACTATATGTACAGCATTGGTGGTGTGGCAGGAGCAAGAAACCCTGCAAATGCAGAGTGCTTTATCAGCCAGCCAGCTACACTATATGAGAATGGTTTTTCAGCTGGTGGGCAGAATGAAACCTGTGCTACCTACAACATGTTGAAATTAACCAGTGATCTGTTCCGCTTCGATCAGCGCGCAGAACTCATGGATTATTATGAAAGAGGGCTCTATAACCATATCTTGGCTTCAGTAGCTGAAAACAGCCCTGCAAATACCTATCACGTATCCTTGAGACCGGGAGCAAACAAGCAATTTGGTAACCCCGACATGAAAGGATTTACCTGTTGTAATGGTACCGCAATCGAAAGCAGTACAAAATTGCAGAATACGATCTATTTTAGAAGTAAGGACAATAATGCACTTTATGTGAATCTGTTTATTCCATCTACCCTGAACTGGGAGGAGAAAGGGATCACTATAACGCAGACTACCAGCTATCCTAAACAAAATAGCACCCGCTTGGACATCAAGGGAAATGGCAAGTTTGCAGTAAAAGTTCGTGTACCTAATTGGGCAACAAAAGGATTCTTTGTGAAGATTAACGGTCAAGATCAAAAAGTGGAAGCTAAGCCAGGTACTTATCTTGCAATTGAAAGGGACTGGAAAAATGGCGATAACATAGAATTGACCATGCCATTTGACTTCCATTTGGATCCGGTCATGGATCAACCCAATATTGCGAGTTTATTCTATGGTCCAATTCTATTGGCGGCACAAGAAACCGAACCTCAAAAGGAGTGGAGGAAGGTAACCTTAGACGCAAAGGATTTAGGGAAATCCATCAGTGGCAATCCTGAGAAATTGGAATTCCAGATTGACGGCGTGGTTTATAAACCGTTCTATGATACGTATGGCCGTCATTCAGTGTATTTGGATGTGACCTTAAAATAG
- a CDS encoding DUF4861 family protein — protein MKRFLLTCLIIIHCLAISHAQYIEVKNPSKHPRKELISIPFQKFKEHFKVDTVFSILDERNQHVPFQLERLGADIPVNVLIQVELPALTTIKYKLDKQAGTGIEPKTFARYVPERFDDFAWENDVVAFRLYGKALEGRKDDGQGMDYWAKRTDKLIINKWYKVENYHQDNGEGMDYYTVGQTLGAGDVALLSHKGLKFTKHYRRYQILDNGPLRTTFKLEYDPEELDGQEVKLNKIISLDAGSNFNKIVLQVQNSKASNTAIAIGVAKRKEDQPKIAVGQKNETLAYWEPEIANNGQIGIAVIIPKQKVILDSGRPEQFLLSSKARNDEDFVYYNGAVWNRAGKVTSAEEWNKAVEAEYEKIKKSLKWVLK, from the coding sequence ATGAAGAGATTCCTATTGACTTGCCTAATCATAATACACTGTTTGGCAATTAGCCATGCCCAATATATTGAGGTGAAAAATCCAAGTAAGCATCCTAGAAAAGAACTGATTTCCATTCCATTTCAAAAATTTAAGGAACATTTTAAGGTCGATACGGTCTTTAGTATTCTCGATGAAAGAAATCAGCATGTTCCCTTTCAATTAGAAAGGTTGGGTGCTGACATTCCTGTGAATGTACTGATCCAAGTGGAGCTTCCTGCCCTGACTACCATAAAATATAAGCTAGACAAACAAGCAGGAACTGGGATAGAACCAAAAACCTTTGCTCGCTATGTGCCTGAACGTTTTGATGATTTTGCTTGGGAAAATGATGTCGTGGCTTTCCGCTTATATGGAAAGGCATTGGAAGGCAGAAAAGATGATGGTCAAGGGATGGACTATTGGGCGAAGAGAACCGATAAATTGATCATAAATAAATGGTATAAGGTAGAAAACTACCATCAGGATAACGGGGAAGGAATGGATTATTATACCGTTGGGCAAACGCTTGGTGCAGGAGATGTAGCTTTACTTTCCCATAAAGGTTTGAAATTTACAAAGCATTATCGTCGATACCAGATCTTGGATAACGGACCCTTAAGGACCACCTTTAAATTGGAGTATGATCCGGAGGAGTTGGACGGGCAGGAAGTGAAATTGAATAAGATAATAAGCTTGGATGCGGGCAGTAATTTCAATAAAATAGTGTTGCAGGTTCAAAATAGTAAAGCCAGTAACACTGCAATTGCGATCGGGGTTGCTAAACGGAAAGAAGATCAGCCAAAAATTGCAGTTGGGCAAAAAAATGAAACATTGGCCTATTGGGAGCCGGAAATTGCAAATAATGGACAGATCGGAATAGCGGTCATCATCCCAAAGCAAAAGGTCATTTTAGATTCCGGAAGGCCTGAGCAATTCTTGCTATCAAGCAAGGCTAGGAACGATGAAGATTTTGTGTATTATAATGGTGCGGTTTGGAATCGAGCTGGAAAGGTAACTTCTGCTGAAGAATGGAATAAGGCTGTTGAAGCGGAGTATGAAAAGATAAAGAAATCCTTAAAGTGGGTGCTTAAATAA
- a CDS encoding 7TM-DISM domain-containing protein yields MKLHGLILTLAVSLLLSLFSSRLEAQTILLPDTTEHLNISTSTAYYYDNTASDSLPAENQFQPFQEPIYNFGKVDGNLWVRVNLANQDSVARNLYLEFTNPNLNSLTLYKKIGDRFVLVKILGSSYPFANRTVKHQNLIFSIELQPLEIGNYFVKVHSDYSAINFNLLLWDKHEREAYYLKETTTISYFFFITTAFLFILGITLVLTKERKQWAFFFYIFFGASYIYSDLGLSYKYLWGDYPSVQNISSYIFTNLYLIFGVSFFREYFVTRRFVKRLDKVLWVFVLCSLLLTIIAMFYQWIPHSIFSLIQKLNTVMFSITCGIILYILVILLTRQRNKTETIWFMIAFAPHAYTILTTSIRQLGQYYFNLELDVISKVPFFLWTIHVQNMMLWSMVWEVLIVFTLMMLRLKKMYEQHNAMLMELGKKQEEDTKLLMATVEQERKRIAQELHDSSGVQLSAIRMKLTHLEDHLDSPKAAEDIQRLMQDVDRVNADIRTISHNLMPISLSKLGLKSAIQELVNHIKSSYPNIKFNLYQQYDSKNLSASMEVHIYRIIQELLNNMVKHAQPSEINIQLIDNESELIISLEDNGKGFIYEPENTLGLGLKSILTRSQLIGGKFEVDSKLDAGSFFSITLPLKS; encoded by the coding sequence ATGAAGCTGCATGGTTTGATATTGACACTGGCAGTTAGTCTGCTCCTCAGTTTGTTTTCCAGTCGATTGGAAGCGCAGACCATTTTGTTACCTGATACGACCGAGCACCTCAATATTTCCACTTCTACAGCCTACTACTATGATAACACTGCAAGCGATAGCCTTCCTGCTGAGAATCAATTTCAACCCTTTCAGGAGCCCATCTATAATTTTGGAAAAGTAGATGGTAACCTATGGGTACGGGTAAATCTGGCTAATCAGGATTCTGTTGCCAGAAACCTATATTTAGAGTTTACCAATCCCAATCTCAATTCGCTGACCTTGTATAAAAAAATTGGAGATCGCTTTGTACTAGTCAAGATCCTTGGTTCCAGTTATCCCTTTGCCAATCGTACGGTTAAGCATCAAAACCTGATATTCTCCATAGAATTGCAACCATTGGAAATTGGAAATTACTTTGTGAAGGTTCATTCCGACTATTCGGCCATCAATTTCAATTTATTGCTGTGGGATAAACATGAACGGGAGGCCTATTACCTAAAAGAAACGACAACCATTTCCTACTTCTTTTTCATTACCACAGCGTTCCTTTTTATCTTGGGCATCACCTTGGTATTGACCAAAGAAAGAAAGCAATGGGCTTTTTTCTTTTATATATTTTTTGGAGCCAGCTATATCTATTCCGATTTAGGACTCTCCTATAAGTATTTGTGGGGAGATTATCCATCGGTTCAAAATATCTCCAGTTATATCTTCACCAACCTGTATTTGATTTTTGGGGTCAGTTTTTTTCGGGAATATTTTGTCACCCGTCGTTTTGTTAAGAGATTGGATAAGGTACTCTGGGTTTTTGTTTTATGTTCTTTGCTGCTGACCATTATTGCGATGTTCTATCAATGGATCCCACACTCCATATTCTCTCTGATCCAAAAGTTGAATACGGTTATGTTCTCCATTACCTGTGGGATTATTTTGTACATATTGGTAATATTGTTGACCAGGCAAAGGAACAAGACCGAAACGATTTGGTTTATGATTGCCTTTGCACCTCATGCCTATACGATCCTGACTACAAGTATCAGGCAACTTGGGCAGTATTATTTCAATTTGGAGCTCGATGTGATCTCCAAGGTGCCATTTTTTCTATGGACCATTCACGTTCAGAACATGATGCTTTGGTCTATGGTCTGGGAGGTCCTGATTGTATTTACCCTGATGATGCTGCGGTTGAAGAAGATGTATGAGCAGCATAATGCCATGTTGATGGAACTGGGTAAGAAGCAGGAAGAAGACACCAAGCTCTTGATGGCGACGGTGGAACAGGAGCGGAAGCGGATAGCCCAAGAACTGCACGACAGCTCTGGAGTCCAGTTGTCAGCCATCCGAATGAAACTGACCCATCTTGAGGATCATCTGGATAGTCCAAAGGCTGCTGAGGATATCCAAAGATTGATGCAGGATGTCGATCGGGTCAATGCTGATATCCGGACCATTTCGCATAATTTGATGCCTATTTCGCTCAGTAAACTGGGCTTGAAATCCGCCATTCAGGAACTGGTCAACCATATCAAATCGAGCTACCCGAATATCAAGTTCAACCTTTACCAGCAATATGATTCCAAAAATCTATCGGCCAGCATGGAAGTCCATATCTATAGGATCATCCAAGAGTTGCTAAACAACATGGTAAAGCATGCCCAGCCATCGGAAATCAATATTCAGTTGATCGATAATGAATCGGAGTTGATCATCAGTCTGGAGGATAATGGGAAAGGATTTATTTATGAACCTGAAAATACGTTAGGGTTAGGTCTAAAGAGTATATTGACCCGATCCCAGTTAATTGGAGGAAAGTTTGAAGTAGACAGCAAATTGGATGCAGGTTCGTTTTTTTCAATTACCCTGCCTCTCAAAAGCTAA